Part of the Molothrus ater isolate BHLD 08-10-18 breed brown headed cowbird chromosome 34, BPBGC_Mater_1.1, whole genome shotgun sequence genome is shown below.
ctctggcatctgcagcagctgagtcaggcactgcccttggcattcctgccaggcagggctgtccatgGGAATGGGGTGTCCAAGCTcccctggcacctgtggggctgtgggcaaagcAGTCCATGGGAAAGGGGAAtgagctgagccccctccctgaGATCCCatcatgggcacagccagggatctccttgctgtgccctgccaggctctgagctgccctcctgggtgcagatctgtgccagagcctctgggagTTCCCTGAATGTCCCAcggggaagggcagagctgccacagctgaggaaatgctgctgggtttgcccAGGGAGCCGTGAGTGTCCTTGGCACAAGGGGGTGCTGAGACCTTGCCCAGAGACCTTGAGAGAGGGTGAGACATTCAgggatccctctgctctgggcagggtctggTTTATCCCAGGGTGACCCAGGAGTGTGACTGTGCTCTGATTGCAGCCAAAGGTGcaaagccagggcagctgggaacaagcccatccagcccctcACCTTCCCTGAGCCACAGGGAATCCTTTGCCTCTCCCATCTCTCAGTGGCAAACTCTgagtgcagcagaaatgctggggATTTGTGACCTCAGAGAGCCAGGAATGGTGTGTGGGTAGGAAAACAGTTTCTAAAACCAACTTGTGCCATCCATTTCCTTTAGAACTAGGAGTGCAGATGCTACCAAGCCTGTCTGCATTAGGAGTGATTCCCCTGACAAATCCTGAATATCCAGCCTTGTTCCTCTGCCCCATGGCCACAAAtccagggcagtggggcagggatggctcctcAAGAGCCCCCATGcacaggcctggctgctcctggcaccctCAGCCAGCACAActggagctcaggcagggacCTGGGTGAAGgttttcccagagcaggaacaagGCTGGGTGAGTCCCAGCGGGGCAGTCTGCAGGGAATGGCCCAGGTTTGGCTCCAAGCAGCCTCTCCTGACTTGTCACTGTCCTTTCCCCATGAACAGGTGCCCATGTGCAGCCGcagcaaatgtccaacagcagctccatcaggcacttcctcctgctggcattggcagacacgcaGCAGCTGCggctcctgcacttctgcctcttgctgggcatctccctggctgccctcctgggcaacggcctcatcatcagcgccgtagcctgcggccaccacctgcacacgcccatgttcttcttcctgctcaacctggcccttgctgacctgggctccatctgcaccactgtccccaaagccatgcacaattccctctgggacaccagcaacatctcctacactggatgtgctgctcagctcttttaTTTTGGATATTTCATCTCAGCAGAGTATTTCCTGCTGACCGTgatgtgctacgaccgctacgtgtccatctgcaaacccctgcgctacgggaccctcctgggcagcagagcttgtgcccacatggcagcagctgcctgggccagtgcctttctctattcactgctgcacacagccaatacattttccctgcccctgtgccatggcaatgccctgggccagttcttctgtgaaatcccacagatcctcaagctATCCTGCACCAAATCCTACCTCAGGGAACTTGGGCTTCTTGCTGTTAGTGGCTGTTTGGTATTtggctgttttgtgttcattgttttctcctatgtgcagatcttcagggctgtgctgaggatcccctctgagcagggacggcacaaagccttttccacctgcctccctcacctggctgtggtctcGCTCTTTGTCAGCACCTCTTTTTTGACCTacctgaagcccccctccatctcctccccatccctggatctggccctgtcagttctgtactcagtggtgcctccagccctgacccccctcatctacagcctgaggaaccaggagctcaaggctgcagtgaggaGACTGATGACTGGATGCTTTCAGGAACATTAAACTGCTGGCCAATTTCTGCATATGACTtgtaataaaagtaatttttgataCTTCGAGTTGGTTTGGTTGTGGCCTTTTTTTTATGTggcaatatttttcttttgttttagttttctCATATTGTCCACAAAGAAAGGTCATTGTTtgtgccatttctcattttgtttctccctaccttccctgtggccacagactGTGCCAATGTGGGGCTGCGCTCTTGGTGACTTTAAAGGAACTAAAGGATCTTCCAGCAAAGTTTGCTCCAGAGATTCTCCTTGTTGTCAGCTGCCGCCAGCCtggtaataattagcattgactccatgattctaAAAGGCTGATCAATCACTTTATTATATTATCTTATAATATTATAGTTCTTAATAAAGTTATCCCCTTACAAGCAGTCCAATACAGCATTGACCGAATTGGTCAATGAATCTAAAACACTATTACTAGTGTCTAAATAAGAAATCACCATTTAGTAAATATATCTCTAAAACACATTCTACATATGCACAATAAGTATaacaactaaaaataaaaataatttcttacacTTTTCTCCAACCTTCTCACAACCTTCCCCAAGAAAATACCAAAGAAAGTCATGTCTGCTGCTCTCTATAGAGAGAGCTGTGGCTATACTGCttttgttcccttctctggagctgcagcagcaatgtctgtgtgcagagctgggggcagatcagtgctggcacagcagctctgctcctactggccacaccattcctgatccaggccaggagccattggccttcttggccacctgggcacactgctgcctcatgtccagcctgctgtccatcactccctgcaggtccctttctgcctggctgctctccagccactctgtcccccacctgtagtgctgcaggggttgttgtggccaaagtgcaggacccgGCACTTGGATTTGTTAAACTTCTTGTTGGATTTgggccctggatccagcctgtccaggttcctctgcagagcactcctaccctccagcagatcaacactcacATCCAGCTTGGTGACATTTGCGaagatgtccttggttccatggggcccctcagtgtcacaatggcctcttggttacaccaggccctgcactgtcacactggtctccttggttccTTGAGGCCCCCAAATGTgacaatggtctccttggttccatggagCTTCACAGTGTCACAATATTCTCATTGGTGCTGCAGTTTCCCAGtggtccccttggttccatgtGGCCCCAgggtgtcacaatggccccatgGTCATATGAGGTCCCACACTGTCACCATGGTCTCTGTGGTTCCACaagtcccctcagtgtcacagtggACTCCTTATTTCCATGAGGccacacagtgtcacagcatTATTCCAGATTCCTTGAGGCCCCATcgtgtcacagtggccccttggttacacaggatcctgcagtgtcacaatgtccccTTGGTGCCATGAGGCCCCGCAGTGTCAGAacggccccttggttccactgGGCCCTGCAGTCTcccaatggtctccttggttttgCAGTGTCAAAATGGTGAAACCCCTTGGTTAcacgaggccctgcagtgtcacaatggcctctgtGGTTCCACGACGGCCCAGAGTGTCACGGGGCACTCCCTGGGTCCATTTGGCCCCACAGCACCACCATGGACCCCTggttctgtggggctgcacggtgtcaccatgg
Proteins encoded:
- the LOC129047049 gene encoding olfactory receptor 14A16-like, with amino-acid sequence MSNSSSIRHFLLLALADTQQLRLLHFCLLLGISLAALLGNGLIISAVACGHHLHTPMFFFLLNLALADLGSICTTVPKAMHNSLWDTSNISYTGCAAQLFYFGYFISAEYFLLTVMCYDRYVSICKPLRYGTLLGSRACAHMAAAAWASAFLYSLLHTANTFSLPLCHGNALGQFFCEIPQILKLSCTKSYLRELGLLAVSGCLVFGCFVFIVFSYVQIFRAVLRIPSEQGRHKAFSTCLPHLAVVSLFVSTSFLTYLKPPSISSPSLDLALSVLYSVVPPALTPLIYSLRNQELKAAVRRLMTGCFQEH